One window of the Geotrypetes seraphini chromosome 19, aGeoSer1.1, whole genome shotgun sequence genome contains the following:
- the LOC117352178 gene encoding nitric oxide synthase-interacting protein-like isoform X2, producing the protein MDHQVDLSPVLLGLCDGGVMTGGTFSYLPFLSPDGYIYDKEAILEYILHQKKEITLQLKAVQAYEKQRSELKTEQEELSKAAKESQVKGFLEKEMSIVLKPLNPLTALPG; encoded by the exons ATGGACCATCAAGTAGACTTATCTCCTGTTTTGTTAGGCTTGTGTGATGGTGGTGTGATGACTGGTGGAACATTCTCTTATCTTCCTTTCCTTAGCCCTGACGGTTACATCTATGACAAGGAAGCAATCCTGGAATACATTTTGCACCAGAAGAAGGAGATTACCCTGCAGCTGAAG GCTGTGCAGGCATATGAAAAGCAGAGGAGCGAGCTGAAGACGGAGCAAGAGGAGCTGAGCAAAGCAGCCAAAGAGTCGCAAGTGAAAGGCTTTCTGGAGAAAGAAATGTCCATTGTCCTCAAACCTCTGAACCCTTTGACCGcattgccag ggtaa
- the LOC117352178 gene encoding nitric oxide synthase-interacting protein-like isoform X3, whose product MDHQVDLSPVLLGLCDGGVMTGGTFSYLPFLSPDGYIYDKEAILEYILHQKKEITLQLKAYEKQRSELKTEQEELSKAAKESQVKGFLEKEMSIVLKPLNPLTALPD is encoded by the exons ATGGACCATCAAGTAGACTTATCTCCTGTTTTGTTAGGCTTGTGTGATGGTGGTGTGATGACTGGTGGAACATTCTCTTATCTTCCTTTCCTTAGCCCTGACGGTTACATCTATGACAAGGAAGCAATCCTGGAATACATTTTGCACCAGAAGAAGGAGATTACCCTGCAGCTGAAG GCATATGAAAAGCAGAGGAGCGAGCTGAAGACGGAGCAAGAGGAGCTGAGCAAAGCAGCCAAAGAGTCGCAAGTGAAAGGCTTTCTGGAGAAAGAAATGTCCATTGTCCTCAAACCTCTGAACCCTTTGACCGcattgccag ATTGA
- the LOC117352178 gene encoding nitric oxide synthase-interacting protein-like isoform X1, with amino-acid sequence MDHQVDLSPVLLGLCDGGVMTGGTFSYLPFLSPDGYIYDKEAILEYILHQKKEITLQLKAVQAYEKQRSELKTEQEELSKAAKESQVKGFLEKEMSIVLKPLNPLTALPD; translated from the exons ATGGACCATCAAGTAGACTTATCTCCTGTTTTGTTAGGCTTGTGTGATGGTGGTGTGATGACTGGTGGAACATTCTCTTATCTTCCTTTCCTTAGCCCTGACGGTTACATCTATGACAAGGAAGCAATCCTGGAATACATTTTGCACCAGAAGAAGGAGATTACCCTGCAGCTGAAG GCTGTGCAGGCATATGAAAAGCAGAGGAGCGAGCTGAAGACGGAGCAAGAGGAGCTGAGCAAAGCAGCCAAAGAGTCGCAAGTGAAAGGCTTTCTGGAGAAAGAAATGTCCATTGTCCTCAAACCTCTGAACCCTTTGACCGcattgccag ATTGA